A single Lactuca sativa cultivar Salinas chromosome 8, Lsat_Salinas_v11, whole genome shotgun sequence DNA region contains:
- the LOC111904060 gene encoding 60S ribosomal protein L15, whose translation MGAYTYVSELWRKKQSDVMRFMQRVRCWEYRQLPSIVRVTHPTRPDKARRMGYKAKQGYVIYRVRVRRGGRKRPVPKGIVYGKPTNQGVTQLKFQRSKRSVAEERAGRKLGGLNVLNSYWLNEDSTYKYFEVILVDPAHAAIRNDPRINWICNPVHKHRELRGLTSAGKKYRGLRGKGHLNHKARPSRRATWKRNNTLSLRRYR comes from the exons ATGG GTGCTTACACCTACGTGTCGGAGCTATGGAGGAAGAAGCAGTCGGATGTGATGCGATTTATGCAGAGGGTGAGGTGTTGGGAATACCGTCAGCTTCCTTCCATTGTTAGGGTTACTCACCCTACTCGTCCAGACAAGGCTCGCCGTATGGGTTACAAAGCCAAACAG GGTTATGTGATCTATCGAGTACGTGTGAGGCGTGGTGGAAGGAAGAGGCCAGTTCCTAAAGGTATCGTGTACGGAAAGCCCACAAACCAGGGAGTGACTCAACTGAAGTTTCAACGAAGCAAGAGATCCGTTGCTGAAGAACGAGCAGGAAGGAAGTTGGGTGGTCTCAATGTTCTTAACTCCTACTGGCTCAATGAG GATTCGACTTACAAGTACTTTGAGGTGATCTTGGTGGATCCTGCTCATGCTGCTATCCGCAATGATCCAAGGATCAACTGGATCTGCAACCCAGTGCACAAACACAGAGAGCTAAGGGGATTGACATCTGCTGGAAAGAAATACAGAGGACTTCGTGGAAAGGGACACTTGAACCACAAGGCACGACCTTCAAGAAGGGCTACATGGAAGAGGAACAACACCTTGTCTCTTCGTCGTTATCGTTGA